One Candidatus Acidulodesulfobacterium ferriphilum genomic window, TCGATATACTAAATGATTACTGGGCCGAGTCTGGCAAGGATATCAAGGCGTTATGGCCGTCCGAAGGGGCGCTGTCTTCGCAATCGCTTGACCTTTTTAATGAGTACGGCATAGATATTTGCGCAAGCGGAGAAGAACTTCTTTCCATGTCCATGGGAATAGATGTACGCAAGCCGGCTTCAACCCACGGCAGAAATGTTATACCCCTCTATAAGGTTTACAAATGGAAAAATACGAATCTTAAAATAATTTTTAGAGACTCCGGACTTTCCGATTTAATAGGATTTACTTATGCTAACTGGAGGGGGGACGATGCGGCAAACAATCTTGTGGGTAAACTGAATTCTATAGATGATTTTGATAAAGAGGCTGTTGTCGCTATTATATTAGACGGCGAAAACGCTTGGGAATATTATCACGAAAACGGGTTTTATTTCTTAAATGATTTATATTCGTTAATTTCCTCGTCAATTAAAATAAATCCGTTATTTATAGACGATATTTATAAAAATTACGATGCGGATAACTGCATTAGACTTGACTATATATATCCAGGCTCATGGGTAAATGGCAATCTGGGTATGTGGGTCGGGGAAGAGCAGAAAAATAAGGCATGGGTTTTGCTCTGCAATGCAAAGGAAGAATTCTTAAACTGGGTTAATGGCTTAATGGATAACGAGGAAAATAGCAACAACAAAATAATCAAAAAAAGGATTAATTCGGCATTAAGACTGCTTATGGCGGCAGAAGGGTCGGATTGGTTTTGGTGGCTTGGGAAGGATAGCCCTCTTTTTTCTCAATACTCTATGGAGAAAATTTTCAGGAATTTTTTAAAAAATCTTTATATAACAATGGACAAGCCCGTGCCAAACAACCTTTTCCGTTCTTTAGCTTCCACAGAAAAAACTATTGCGGAAATGGGCGGAGCAATGCAAAGGGGGCATAAGTGAAAATTCGCCATGGTTAATTTTATTTTAGGTTTTCACTGCCATCAACCCGAAGGAAATTTTGATTTCGTTTTTCAAGAGATTCACAAAAAATCGTACAGTCCGCTTATCAGAACCCTTTTAAAATATAATGTAAAGTTTTGTTTTCATGCCTCGGGGGTATTACTTGAGTGGTTGGGGGAAAATGACCCTGAATTATTAAGCCTAATTGCAAAAGCGGTCAAATCCGATCAAATCGAATTAATGGGCGGCGGCTATTATGAACCGATACTTGCAATGGTGCCGCAAAAGGACAGGATAGCCCAGCTTGAAATGTTGAGCGAAAGCCTATTCAGGCTTTTCGGGAAATATCCGCAAGGGGCGTGGATTACGGAAAGAATATGGCAGCCTGACATAATTAAGGATTTAAAAGAAGTTGGTTTAAGTTATGCCTTTTTGGATGATTTTCAATTTTTTCAGGCAGGTATATCTCCTAACGATATAGATAGTATTTTCAGGACGGAATATGACGGGGCATATCTGGATATATTTCCTATACATGAAAGACTGAGATACAAACTCCCCTTCGCAAACCCGGACGAGTCATTAAACGAGGTTTTATATTTAAACGGCAGGATTTCAAACCTTTCCGTGATGTTTGACGACGGCGAAAAAATGGGGGGATGGCCCGATACTCATGAATGGGTTTACGGCAAAGACGGCAAAGAGGGATGGCTCGATAATTTTATAAAACTGGCAAATAATAGTCATTTGCCGCTAAAATTTGAGCTTCCTTCAAGTATTTTAAATAATACATCCAAAAGGGTCCCTGTATATTTGCCTATTTCGAGTTACAGGGAAATGGGGGAGTGGACACTGCCCGTAGAAAAGAGGCATAATTATGAAATTATAAAGTCGGAAAATCCTTTGGCGCCGTTAGGCGGAGGTATATGGCATAATTTTTTAACAAGGTATCCCGAAGCAAATTTACTTCACAAAAGAATGCTGAATTTAAGCTATAAAATCAATTATGCAATTAAAACATACCGTAAAAACCTTAAAGAGGCTTTAAACGAGCTTCTAAAGTCTCAGGCTAACGATGCGTACTGGCACGGCGTTTTTGGCGGGATTTATCTTCCCCACCTTAGAAGGGCTGTTCATAAAGCCCTTATCACATCTTATTTGCTGTATAAGGAGAAGGTTAAAGAAGGTATGGAAATAGAAATGTATGATTTTGATATGGACGGGGAAAAAGAAATCCAGCTTTCCAATAATTGCTGGCTTATCATATATAAGCCGTCTGCAGGCTCTTTTTTGGCGTTAGATTATTTAGGTAAGGGCTTAATTCATTCTCTAAGCGATGTTTTTTGTCTTCATAACGAGTATGATATTATGAAATTAAAAGAAAATAATTTTAAAAAAGACGGCAAGAACTTAGATAATAATAAAGAAAATAATGAAAATCCTCCGCAAACAATCCACAAAGATGTAAAATACCCTTCGGATTTGTCGGAAAAGGATTTAATAATATACCCAGATTTATTGCCGGCATTTGAAATTAAATTTAACGACAGGCAGATTTACTTTAAGGGCGGGTCGGTTAAAAAGAATAAAGATAAAAAATCCATTACAATTAAAACTTCAGGCTTTCTTAATAATAATCTTAACGATGATAATTATAAAAATGATGATGAGATTTTCACAAGTTTAAAGATAGAAATAGGTAAATCTATCGGCTTTTTCATTGATTCTAAATCCATGGCAAGCGGAAATTTAGATATAATTATAAGGCTTACGCTTCCCGGCGGAAACGGACCTGCAGTGAATATTACAACCTTCGGGGATATAAAAGGTTTAAGCGATTATTTCAAAAAAGAATTAAGCGCAGGCGTTGACAGCGCTGTTTATATCAGCGATTCTTTTTGGGGCGGGAATATTATTATCAAACAGCAGGCAGGCGGCAAATTCTCTAAAAAATATGATTTTGTTTTCAGCCCTATAACCACAATTTCTTTGTCGGAAAGCGGATTTGAAAGGATTTTTCAGGGCATAGAGATTAAATATAGTTTTAATTTAGTTATGGAAGAGGTTTTTCGGAGTATAATAATATTAGATATAGAAAAGATTAAAAAGAACAATACCTAATTGCCGCTCGTCTTTTGCAGACAAAAGACGAACGGCAATAACAATTATATAATTTCAAATCACTGTCAGAAACTATTGTAATTGTTTGAACATATTATAAATGCTGGATTATCGCTTCGCTCTCGTGCCTTACGGCACTCGTGAAGTTCCTTTGGAACTTTCCCGCCTTCGCGGGAATGGCGGGCATAAGAAGGATAAGGCGGGAAACATGGGACAATTTAATAACGAAATATGGTTTGTGGGAGCGGAAATGGCGCCCTTGGTTAAGGCCGGCGGTTTAGGCGATGTAATGGGCAGTCTTCCGGGCGTGCTGTTAAAAGCGGATATAAATGTAAGGGTCGTTATCCCGTATTATAAAAATTTAATCCCGCAAAATCTTATAGAAATTAAAGAAAGCTATCCTGCCGGCAGGGTTAATTTTGGAGAAATTCCTTTTGAATTTGGAATTAAAACCGGAATTACAAACGGGGGGATACCCTTGATATTGATAGAGCAGAATCATTTTTTTAATCGCGAAGAAGTTTACGGTTCCCATGGCGGAATTCAGGGTTATAAGGACAATTTGTGGCGGTTTGCCATGCTTGCCCATGGTGCGGCTTATGCAATGAGGATTTTTGGGATTCCGCTTATAATTCACACGCATGATTGGTCCGGCGGTTTTGTTCCCGCCGTTATAAGACAGACATTCGGCGATAAAAAAGTC contains:
- a CDS encoding DUF1925 domain-containing protein, which gives rise to MVNFILGFHCHQPEGNFDFVFQEIHKKSYSPLIRTLLKYNVKFCFHASGVLLEWLGENDPELLSLIAKAVKSDQIELMGGGYYEPILAMVPQKDRIAQLEMLSESLFRLFGKYPQGAWITERIWQPDIIKDLKEVGLSYAFLDDFQFFQAGISPNDIDSIFRTEYDGAYLDIFPIHERLRYKLPFANPDESLNEVLYLNGRISNLSVMFDDGEKMGGWPDTHEWVYGKDGKEGWLDNFIKLANNSHLPLKFELPSSILNNTSKRVPVYLPISSYREMGEWTLPVEKRHNYEIIKSENPLAPLGGGIWHNFLTRYPEANLLHKRMLNLSYKINYAIKTYRKNLKEALNELLKSQANDAYWHGVFGGIYLPHLRRAVHKALITSYLLYKEKVKEGMEIEMYDFDMDGEKEIQLSNNCWLIIYKPSAGSFLALDYLGKGLIHSLSDVFCLHNEYDIMKLKENNFKKDGKNLDNNKENNENPPQTIHKDVKYPSDLSEKDLIIYPDLLPAFEIKFNDRQIYFKGGSVKKNKDKKSITIKTSGFLNNNLNDDNYKNDDEIFTSLKIEIGKSIGFFIDSKSMASGNLDIIIRLTLPGGNGPAVNITTFGDIKGLSDYFKKELSAGVDSAVYISDSFWGGNIIIKQQAGGKFSKKYDFVFSPITTISLSESGFERIFQGIEIKYSFNLVMEEVFRSIIILDIEKIKKNNT